In Allorhizobium pseudoryzae, the genomic window GCCGAAGCAACCAATGTCAACCGGGCGGCGGTCAGCACCCCCGCCGAAAACCCGATGAAGCGCCTGCTGCGCGCGACCGAACTGGATACGCGCCTGCTCGGCATGATCGGCGCCATGCTGATCATCTGGATCGGCTTCGATATCTTTACCGGCGGTCTGTTCCTGACCCCGCGCAACCTGTGGAACCTCTCGGTCCAGACGGCCTCCGTGGCGGTCATGGCGACCGGCATGGTGCTCGTCATCGTCACCCGCAACATCGATCTCTCCGTTGGCTCGATCCTCGGTTTCGTCGGTATGATCATGGGCGTGCTGCAGGCGGAAATCCTGCCGCAGATCCTCGGCTTCGAACATCCGCTGATCTGGGTGATCGCACTGGCCGCCGGGCTTCTTCTCGGCGCCGCGATCGGCGCTCTGCACGGCGCCATCATCGCCTTCCTCAACGTGCCCTCCTTCATCGTGACGCTCGGTGGCCTGCTCGTCTGGCGCGGCGCGACCTGGTTCGTCACCAGCGGCCGCACCGTGGCCCCGATGGACGCGACCTTCCGGCTGATGGGCGGCGGCACCAACGGTTCGATCGGCGCCACCTGGAGCTGGATCGTCGGCCTTCTGGCCTGCGTTGCGATCGTCGCGATCATTCTCAATTCGCGCCGCCAGCGTTACCGGTTCGGCTTCCCGCTGCGCCCGGTCTGGGCGGAAGTCTTCCTCTCCGGTGTCGGCTGCGCGCTCGTGCTCGTCGCCATCTGGGTGGTCAACAGCTATCCCTGGCCGATCAACATCGCCCGCAACTATGCCGAAGCCAATGGCATTGCCTGGCCGGAGGGCGGCCTCTTCATCGCGCATGGCATTGCGGTTCCGGTGCTTGTGGCACTTGCCGTCGGCAT contains:
- a CDS encoding sugar ABC transporter permease, which codes for MAEATNVNRAAVSTPAENPMKRLLRATELDTRLLGMIGAMLIIWIGFDIFTGGLFLTPRNLWNLSVQTASVAVMATGMVLVIVTRNIDLSVGSILGFVGMIMGVLQAEILPQILGFEHPLIWVIALAAGLLLGAAIGALHGAIIAFLNVPSFIVTLGGLLVWRGATWFVTSGRTVAPMDATFRLMGGGTNGSIGATWSWIVGLLACVAIVAIILNSRRQRYRFGFPLRPVWAEVFLSGVGCALVLVAIWVVNSYPWPINIARNYAEANGIAWPEGGLFIAHGIAVPVLVALAVGIVMTFISTRLRFGRYVFAIGGNPEAAELAGIKTRWVTVKIFALMGALCAIAAAISTARLNAATNAQGELDELYTIAAAVIGGTSLAGGTGTIAGAMLGALVMQSLQSGMVLLGIDTPFQRIVVGIVLVVAVWLDTIYRGRSR